Genomic DNA from Clostridia bacterium:
TCGCCATCGAGAATGATCGAGACAACGGCATCGCGACCACTCCTCAGCATCGGCGCGGCTGACTCCTTCAAGTTTGCGAGCAGATGCGCGGCCGCATCGTTCGCCTTCATCCCCGCATAAACGAACCCTATCAGGTCACTCAGGCGATGGTCGCGGAAGACCAGGTTCATTTCCGTTCCGGCCTTTTCGTAACGGTAGATGTTATAGAGGCGCTCGGCAGAGTCCGCTCTCAGCGTGCCGGCAGAGTTGCGCTCAAAGCCATATCCCTTGGTGCGTCCGAGCACGCCTTCATCGGTTGCCATCCACTCGATGCCTTCTTTCGCGGCAAGTGCCAATACCTGCTCAGAGACGCTACCCTCCGAAGGCCACATTCCCCGTGGGCGCATCCCGAATACTTCTTCATGCAGCACGAGTGCACGTCGAATCTGCTCTTGCGCATCTTCTGGATGCCTGAATCGTGCGTCCGGCGTTGCCAGTCCCGGCGACGAGATCGCGCCCTCACTCGTGTCGCAAACCAGCGGCAGTATCGGGTGATAGTAGGGAGTTGCGGAGATCTCAATCCCGCCCCGCTTCGCCGCTTGAGCATAAGCGGGCAATACCGCAGACATGATCTCTTTCTGCTTCGCCAGCATCAGCGACTGATCGTTCTGCGAAAAGTTCCTGCCCTTGCGCACAAGTTCCTGCACATCCGGCTGTTCGAGAAAGAATTCGTCGAACCAGGCGAGCTGCGACAATACCTGCAAATCGACGTAATCTCGCGTGGAGAAATACAGCTCGGCCTTGACGGGATCTTCGCCCGTGCCATGGTAGCGCTCCCAGAGTTCCCGGTAACGCGGGTAGCGCCCGATCATCTGAACAACGTTGGCCTGAAACAGGTACCGCAATGCGAATAGACGATCTGGCAGCGCCATCTCACCCGCCGGTTTGCCGGCGAGTTGCAGAAACGGATCTCGCGCAGTCCCGGCCACGTAATCCTGTATCTGCGCAACCAGCGAAGGAACCATGTTGAAGTTCTGGTGGACCTGCGGAAACTCGTCCAACAGTTTCACCATGCCGTAGTAGTCCTTCAGCGCATGCATACGAACCCATGGGAGGCGGTATTCGCCCGTAACCAGGTCCTTGTAGTAGGGCTGGTGCATATGCCAGAGAAGAACAACGCGGAGGGTACCCGTGCTAGCCATCGATGCAGTAAACGTCCTATGAAATGCAGTTACAGGATACAGGAATTAAGACGCCGGTGCGGCCATGCTAGACTGAGCCTTTCGGGGTTGTTGACCGAAACGAAGGCCACGGTACGAGCCGACGCACGTGCGCATCCTGACACGCTACATCCTGAGAGAAGTCCTCTCGCACGCGATCATCGGCGCTTCGTTGTTCACGTTTATTATCTTCATGCGTGACCTCGGGCGCATCCTTGAGATCGTGGTGCGTGCCAGCGCCCCGCTGCCCAGCGTGGCCGAGATTTTCTTCCTCACCTTGCCGACTGCCCTTACCGTCACCATCCCGATGGGCGTACTGGTCGGCATACTCATCGGCCTCAGCCGGCTCGCCGCCGATAGCGAAGTCACGGCTATGCGCGCCAGCGGACTTGGCGCCGGGACGTTCGTCAAGATCATTTCGATCTTCGCCGTGGCTGTATGGCTGCTTGCTATGGCTAATAGCGTCTGGTTCGCGCCGCGTTCCGCAGCCGCGCTCGCGCGCTTGCAGGATAAGCTCAAAACCTCCCAGGCTAGCTTTGAAGTGCAACCACGCGTCTTTTACGAGGATTTCAAAAACCTCGTTCTTTACGTTCAGGACGCGCACTCCGCCGGAGGAGCCTCACTTTGGGATGGCGTCTTCATCGCCGATGTCGCCAACCCTGCCGCACCACGCGTGACGGTAGCGCAGTCAGGCGTGATCATCAACGAAGGTGACAACGGTATTCGCCTGCATCTTACCAACGGTTCGCAGCAGGAAGTGCAGCCGCGTAATCCCGAGCAGTATTCCATCTCGACCTTCGCCGAGACCGATATCCCGATCCAGTTGCCTTCCGCGAACAATGGCAACAACACGCGCGACCTGGTTCCCGTTGCCGAGTTGAGCACGCCCGAACTCTGGTACCGTTCTAACCACCCGGAGAGCGGCCCCGTAAACAAAACCGGCAAAGTAGAGGACGCCAATGTGCGCGCGCGCTGGTACCGGGTCGAGTTCCACAGGCGATTGGCTTTGCCTACGGCGTGCCTCGTGCTGGCGCTCGTCGGCATTCCGCTCGGCCTCTCATCACGCAAAGGTGGGAAGTCCACGGGCTTCGTCCTGACAATTCTGCTCGTTTTCCTCTACTACCTCATCTCGCTTTCCGGCATTTCGTTCGGGCGTTCAGCCAAGATGCCGCCCTCGGCAGGCGTCTGGATGGCCAATGTCGTATTCCTGCTGGCGGGCTTGTACCTGCTCTGGCGTGTTGATCGCAGTTCCATTGAGATCGGCTCATTCCGCGCCGTTATAGCCGGCATCAAGGAACGGCTAAAGCCCGGCACCGTGCTCGATGGTTCGGCTGTTTCGCTCGACGAAACTGGCGCCTTCGAACGCGCCATTAGTCGCAAGCGCCTTTTCAGCGCCAAGTTCCCCATCCTGCTCGACGACCTCATCCTCAAAGACTTTTCCTTGTATCTTGGGATGATCCTCGCAAGTTTCATCACCCTGACGCTCATCTTTACATTCTTCGAGTTGCTCGGCGACATCGTGCGTAACCGCGTCCCGTTCTTCACGCTGGGCGATTACCTGGTTAACGTTACGCCTTCGATGATCTACCTGATGACGCCGATGAGCGTCCTGCTGGCCGTGCTCGTCACCTTTGGCCTCATGCAGAAGTCGAACGAAGTGACCGCCATGAAGGCCACCGGCATCAGCATCTACCGCGTCATCTTCCCGGTGCTGATCATCGCCGGAGTGCTTTCCGTCGGACTTTTCTTCTTCGACCAGCTTTATATCCCGCACGCCAACAAACGGCAGGAAACGCTTCGGAACCAGATCAAGGGAAAGCCGCCGCAAACTTACCTGCGCCCTGACCGCAAGTGGATTTTTGGACAGCAGCACACGATCTACTATTACGAATTCTTCGACCCTGACCAGAACCGCTTTGCCAGTATTTCGGCTTTCGTCTTCGACCCGGAGACATTCCAGTTGACGAAACGCGTGTACGCCTCGGGTGCGCACTGGGAAGAAGGACTGCAGAAATGGGTCTTCGAGCGAGGTTGGACGCGCACCTTCCGTGGCGCAGCCATAGAGGACTACAGGACCTTCGACGTTACGACTCTCGCCGAGGTCACCGAGGCGCCGAACTACTTCAAAAAAGAAGTGAAGCAGTCTTCGGAAATGAATTACCAGGAACTGCGTCGCTACATACAGGACCTGCAGCAAAGCGGATTTGATGTAGTGCGTCTCCGCGTGCAGCTACATAAGAAATTCGCCTTTCCCATCATCACCTTCGTGATGGCGGTTATAGCGATTCCCTTCTCGCTCTCCGCTGGACGCCGTGGCGCGCTAACAGGGATCGCCGTCGCCATCGGCATCGGTATGGTTTACTGGATCACCTCCGGCCTTTTCGAAGCCATGGGCAACGCCAACTATTTACCTGCTGCTCTAGCCGCCTGGGCTCCCGATCTCATCTTCGCCTCGGCAGGCGGATACCTCGTGTTAAAAGTCCCAACGTAAATGTCTCGGCAGGATGTGTCGCCAGCGTCGGCTCACCCTCCTCGTTTTTGCTTCGCTCACACTCTGTCCTGCTGCCTTCCCTGCGACCTCCCTTGCTACAATCACATCTAAATGGTTTCACCACAGGACCGCTCTCAGAAGCATGATCCAGAACCTCAGACCGTTGTTCCCCTACCTGCGCCGATACTGGCGCAAGTACGTCTTCGGAACCATCTCCGTTCTCCTTAACAACGGCATCTGGATACTGTTTCCGCTCGTTATCCGTCGCGCCATCGATGACATCAACACGGGCGTCACGCGCGAAAAGCTGATCACCTACTCGCTTCTCCTGATCGGCGTCGCCGTCGGCAAGGGCATTTTTCAGTTCCTCACCCGGTGGATCCTGATCGGCATCTCACGCGAGATCGAGTTCGACCTGCGCAACGACCTCTTCCGCCACCTCGAGTCACTCTCGTATTCGTATTACCAGCGCAACCGCACGGGGGACATCATGGCCCGTGCCACGAACGATCTCAACGCCGTTCGGATGCTGCTCGGCCCGGCCATCATGTACACGGCGAACACCCTGGTGTTCACTACCGGCGCGGTCATCTTCATGCTCAAGATCAGCCCCATGCTGACGCTATGGGCATTTCTGCCGCTGCCGCTTGCCAGCATCATCGTCCAATATCTGGGTCAGCGGATTCACGAGAGATTTGAGCGCATTCAAGCGATGTTTTCTGACATCTCCTCCCGCGCGCAAGAGAACTTCTCCGGGGCACGCGTCATTCGCGCCTACGCGCAGGAGGATGCCGAGATTGCCAGCTTCGAGACCGAGAACCGGGAATACATCGCCCGCTCGCTCAAACTTGTACGCCTGATGGGCATGCTCTGGCCGACATTGGAACTCATGCTCGGCTTCGCCATCGTGATCGTGCTCTGGCTCGGCGGTCGCCAGGTCATCCTGGGCCGCATCAGTCCCGGCGACTTCATCGCCTATCTGTTCTACATGGTGCAACTCACGTGGCCGGTTATCGCCCTCGGATGGGTCATCAATATCTTCCAGCGCGGAACCGCCAGCATGGGACGCATCAACGAAATCCTCTCCGCCCGCTCTGAAATTCAGGACGATCCGTCGCTCGTTACCGTGGACGCCAGTACGCCGTTCCGCGGAAACATTGAATTCCGCAACCTGACGTTCAGCTACGAACGCGACGCTCGGCCTATAGCTCGCGTTGACGGTAATGGAATTGAAGACAATGGCGAGAGTGAGCTCCCGAGTGGCCCAACGACGCAAAGTGCGCCCGTACTCAAGGACATCACTCTCACCATTCCCGCCGGCACCAGCCTTGCAATTGTCGGCCCGACAGGTTCAGGCAAATCAACTCTCGTATCGCTCATACCGCGCATCTACGATGCCGCACCAGGAATGGTCCTGATCGACGGCCGTCCGATTCGCGAATACACGCTGGCATTCTTGCGCAGGAATATCGGGTTCGTCCCGCAGGAAACATTCCTCTTCTCCGATACCATCCGCGAGAACATCGCCTTTGGAGTCGAGGAGGCTACGGATGAGGACGTCCGCCGCGCCGCCGGCGTGGCCCGCATCACCACCGACATCGAGTCCTTCCCCGAGCAATACCAGACCACCGTAGGCGAGCGCGGCATCACGTTGTCCGGCGGACAAAAGCAGCGCACGGCTATTGCGCGTGCCGTCATACGCGATCCCCGTGTCCTCGTGCTTGACGACGCACTCGCCAGCGTAGATACGCAGACGGAAGACCATATCCTCAATCACCTGCGCGAAGTAATGAGGGGCCGCACGACGATCTTCATCTCGCACCGCGTCTCTACCGTGCGCAATGCCGACCGCATCGCCGTCCTGCACAGTGGGCGCATCGTCGAGTACGGCACGCACGAAGAACTGCTGTCGATCAACGGCTACTACACCGAACTCTACAACAAGCAGCAACTCGAAGAAGAACTCGAAACCGTGTAGCGCGTCCCGCATTCTTGCGCGTAACGTGGCGATTGTTTGTACCTCCTTGTCTCCGCGATGAATCCAAGTGGAGTGATGCGCCGCACGGTCATCCCGGAACTGCTCGACACTGACGCTGGATCTGCTCACGAGATCGAATGCTCGCTTGCGGACCTCCGCCGCATCAATCGGTGGTTCGGAGGCGCGAGCACTACCATCGACCTCGTCCGCCGCATCGCCCGCACGCGCAACTGCGCAGAACTCTCCCTCCTCGAAGTAGCCGCCGGATGCGGCGACGTCCCTGAAACTGCGCGCCGCGCACTTGCTCGCGAACGCATTGACCTCGCCATTACGCTTCTCGATCGCAGTTCGAAGCACATGAATGGCGCTCATTCCAAAGTCATCGCCAATGCGCTCGCACTGCCCTTCCGGGACTCAGCCTTTGACCTCGTAAGCTGCTCCCTGTTTGCGCATCATCTTGAGCCCGACCAGCTTCGTCACTTCGCTGCAGAATGCTTACGCGTCGCCCGCGTTGCCGTTGTAATCAATGATCTGGTGCGCGACCCGCTGCATCTCGCGCTGGTCTACGCCGGAATGCCGCTCTATCGCAGCCGGATCACTCGCCACGACGCCCCGGCCTCTGTGCGTCGTGCGTACACGCCAGACGAGATGCGCAACATGGTGAAAGGCTTGACGACGCGCATTGAGATCACGCGACACTATCTGTTCCGTATGGGGGTGATCCTTTGGAAGTAAGTACCACAGCCTGCGATCTGGCTGTTGTTGGCGGAGGGCCAGCCGGCGCCGCATGCGCCATCACGGCTGCCCGCGCAGGCGCGAGCGTCCTCTTGCTCGAACAGGGCCAGCTTCCGCGTCACCGGGTCTGTGGCGAATTCATCTCGCCGGAATCGCTCAATCTGCTGGCAACACTGCTTGGCCCCGAGTCTCGCTTGTTGTCTGATGCGCCGCGCATCACGTCCGCGCGCATTCTGGTGAATGGGAACATCTTCGCTGCCCCCATCGAACCCGCAGCCGCTTCCATCCCGCGGCACGAACTCGACACTGCACTCTGGCACGCCGCTCAGAGCGCAGGGGTAGACGCCAGACTGCAAACGACTGTGGAGAGCATCGCGCCCGGTAGACTGTTTACGATCAAGACTGCCGCGCGCACTTTCCGTGCGCGCTCGGTCGTTAACGCGACTGGACGCTGGTCGCGCTTCCCGCGCGCCGCTCTTCGGAAGGCCTACGAAAGAGCTGTCGGAAGCAAATGGATCGGCATCAAGGCGCATTTCTCCGAGGTCAATCCGTCTGCTTCTTGCGATCTGTATTTCTTTGACGGCGGCTACTGCGGAGTGCAGCCTGTCGGCGAGTCACGCCTTAACGTCTGTGCAATGGTCCGCGCCGATGTTGGCGCATCCATGCAGGATTTCTTCACCTTGCACCCTGAACTCGCGCGGAGAAGCCAACAGTGGCACGCGCTCATGGCTCCCGTAACCACCTCGCCGCTGCTTTTTGCGCCCGCCGAGCCGGATGAAAACGGCATTCTGTTCGCGGGCGATGCAGCCGGCTTCATCGACCCCTTTGTCGGCGACGGCATCGCACTCGCCCTTGCCGGCGGTGCCCTCGCGGCGGAGTGCCTTACGCCCTTCTGTGCCGCCCAAGTTACGCTCCATGAGGCTGTCGAACACTATCGTCAATCCTACAAGTCTCGCTTTGGTCGCGTCTTTCGCAACGCCTCGCTCCTGCGCCGGTTAATCTCGGCCCCACCCAGGATGCGTACCGCCCTGATATACGGCTTGCGCATACCGGCCGTGGCGCGATGGGCCGTAGCCTCCACGCGCGGCAAAGCCGCATTCAACTCCTAGCGCTGTTGTGGATTTTGATTGTTGAAGCAGCTACCGAACGATCAATACCT
This window encodes:
- a CDS encoding glycoside hydrolase family 57 protein, giving the protein MASTGTLRVVLLWHMHQPYYKDLVTGEYRLPWVRMHALKDYYGMVKLLDEFPQVHQNFNMVPSLVAQIQDYVAGTARDPFLQLAGKPAGEMALPDRLFALRYLFQANVVQMIGRYPRYRELWERYHGTGEDPVKAELYFSTRDYVDLQVLSQLAWFDEFFLEQPDVQELVRKGRNFSQNDQSLMLAKQKEIMSAVLPAYAQAAKRGGIEISATPYYHPILPLVCDTSEGAISSPGLATPDARFRHPEDAQEQIRRALVLHEEVFGMRPRGMWPSEGSVSEQVLALAAKEGIEWMATDEGVLGRTKGYGFERNSAGTLRADSAERLYNIYRYEKAGTEMNLVFRDHRLSDLIGFVYAGMKANDAAAHLLANLKESAAPMLRSGRDAVVSIILDGENAWETYDMSGREFLRRFYDSLQKEPGVEAVTISEAIERHKPAQFGRLNSLVPGSWINANFNVWIGAQEDNKAWDYLSEARDFYDLNSKKATVEQRALAFEELLIAEGSDWNWWYGPEHHSANDRDFDELYRKHLSNVYQALGGLPPEYLARPIATGITRASAIPQTAYIHPKIDGRVSSYFDWIGAAMYTADRHSSAMHGKEFLLDAVYTGIDEKHLYGRIDFAGEVRAEDFDLLVHMEVVSDKHSRALRFSSQVAGRRISRWGLQAEGSTEPLTSSDETVAEIEVGLERIFEFRVPLAAIGAVEGDTVRLRFSIWRDRLPIDALPLEGSIELQVAKEYTLEENVYNAAYYRGTRS
- the lptF gene encoding LPS export ABC transporter permease LptF, with the translated sequence MRILTRYILREVLSHAIIGASLFTFIIFMRDLGRILEIVVRASAPLPSVAEIFFLTLPTALTVTIPMGVLVGILIGLSRLAADSEVTAMRASGLGAGTFVKIISIFAVAVWLLAMANSVWFAPRSAAALARLQDKLKTSQASFEVQPRVFYEDFKNLVLYVQDAHSAGGASLWDGVFIADVANPAAPRVTVAQSGVIINEGDNGIRLHLTNGSQQEVQPRNPEQYSISTFAETDIPIQLPSANNGNNTRDLVPVAELSTPELWYRSNHPESGPVNKTGKVEDANVRARWYRVEFHRRLALPTACLVLALVGIPLGLSSRKGGKSTGFVLTILLVFLYYLISLSGISFGRSAKMPPSAGVWMANVVFLLAGLYLLWRVDRSSIEIGSFRAVIAGIKERLKPGTVLDGSAVSLDETGAFERAISRKRLFSAKFPILLDDLILKDFSLYLGMILASFITLTLIFTFFELLGDIVRNRVPFFTLGDYLVNVTPSMIYLMTPMSVLLAVLVTFGLMQKSNEVTAMKATGISIYRVIFPVLIIAGVLSVGLFFFDQLYIPHANKRQETLRNQIKGKPPQTYLRPDRKWIFGQQHTIYYYEFFDPDQNRFASISAFVFDPETFQLTKRVYASGAHWEEGLQKWVFERGWTRTFRGAAIEDYRTFDVTTLAEVTEAPNYFKKEVKQSSEMNYQELRRYIQDLQQSGFDVVRLRVQLHKKFAFPIITFVMAVIAIPFSLSAGRRGALTGIAVAIGIGMVYWITSGLFEAMGNANYLPAALAAWAPDLIFASAGGYLVLKVPT
- a CDS encoding ABC transporter ATP-binding protein; translation: MIQNLRPLFPYLRRYWRKYVFGTISVLLNNGIWILFPLVIRRAIDDINTGVTREKLITYSLLLIGVAVGKGIFQFLTRWILIGISREIEFDLRNDLFRHLESLSYSYYQRNRTGDIMARATNDLNAVRMLLGPAIMYTANTLVFTTGAVIFMLKISPMLTLWAFLPLPLASIIVQYLGQRIHERFERIQAMFSDISSRAQENFSGARVIRAYAQEDAEIASFETENREYIARSLKLVRLMGMLWPTLELMLGFAIVIVLWLGGRQVILGRISPGDFIAYLFYMVQLTWPVIALGWVINIFQRGTASMGRINEILSARSEIQDDPSLVTVDASTPFRGNIEFRNLTFSYERDARPIARVDGNGIEDNGESELPSGPTTQSAPVLKDITLTIPAGTSLAIVGPTGSGKSTLVSLIPRIYDAAPGMVLIDGRPIREYTLAFLRRNIGFVPQETFLFSDTIRENIAFGVEEATDEDVRRAAGVARITTDIESFPEQYQTTVGERGITLSGGQKQRTAIARAVIRDPRVLVLDDALASVDTQTEDHILNHLREVMRGRTTIFISHRVSTVRNADRIAVLHSGRIVEYGTHEELLSINGYYTELYNKQQLEEELETV
- a CDS encoding methyltransferase domain-containing protein gives rise to the protein MYLLVSAMNPSGVMRRTVIPELLDTDAGSAHEIECSLADLRRINRWFGGASTTIDLVRRIARTRNCAELSLLEVAAGCGDVPETARRALARERIDLAITLLDRSSKHMNGAHSKVIANALALPFRDSAFDLVSCSLFAHHLEPDQLRHFAAECLRVARVAVVINDLVRDPLHLALVYAGMPLYRSRITRHDAPASVRRAYTPDEMRNMVKGLTTRIEITRHYLFRMGVILWK
- a CDS encoding FAD-dependent oxidoreductase, giving the protein MEVSTTACDLAVVGGGPAGAACAITAARAGASVLLLEQGQLPRHRVCGEFISPESLNLLATLLGPESRLLSDAPRITSARILVNGNIFAAPIEPAAASIPRHELDTALWHAAQSAGVDARLQTTVESIAPGRLFTIKTAARTFRARSVVNATGRWSRFPRAALRKAYERAVGSKWIGIKAHFSEVNPSASCDLYFFDGGYCGVQPVGESRLNVCAMVRADVGASMQDFFTLHPELARRSQQWHALMAPVTTSPLLFAPAEPDENGILFAGDAAGFIDPFVGDGIALALAGGALAAECLTPFCAAQVTLHEAVEHYRQSYKSRFGRVFRNASLLRRLISAPPRMRTALIYGLRIPAVARWAVASTRGKAAFNS